The genomic segment ATCCACGAGATTGTAGCCTTTCCTGCTCTCCTCGCTCCACGCCCCCTTGTCCATCCTACGAGGACCAACGAGCAGAATGATCATGGAGCAGAGTATATATACATATGCATCAGTGTCATGATGAATTGATGTGCACGTACCCGACGACGAAGACGCTGTAGCCGTCGAGGTGCCAGCTCTGGACGCTGTCCTCGCTGTTCTCGAACACGACCTCGACGAAGGAGCGGTGGTCGCAGTCCATGACGGCCGTCGCGTTCTTCAGCGCCGCGTCGGCGCCGGTCCCGTTCTGCGTCCCGCTGTGGCTGGCCGCGGGCGCGTCCGGGATGGCGCCCATCCGGTACACGCCGCTGATGTTGTAGTAGTCGGCCAGCTTGAGGGGCGTGTCGGCGTCCACGTACGTCACGCCGTTAAAGCCGTACCTCGGCTTGCCGCCGACCTGCCCCGCCGAGTTGGCCAGCCGGATGGTGCGGCTCACGTTGATGGACCCGTAGTGGTACGAGCCCTGCGGGTTCGGCCGCGGCCCGCTCGCCGTCAGGTTCGTCCTGCGCGTGGTCACCACAGCAAGCTCAGACCCAAACACGCCGATTATCGTTACTAGAACGGACGGTCGAGACGACGTGATCCGTACCTGATGGAGCGAGCCTGGTTAAGCGAAAAGTCAACGTCGCTCTGGTTCACGGCACGCGGCGGCCCGGAGGCGTAGCCGGTCGAGCCGGCGTAGCGCAGCACGGCGGTGGAGTTGAGGGTGTGGTTCGTGAACCGCGACGAGACGGCGATGTGGTAGCCCCCGGCGGGGCGGTCGGCGGTGAAGAGCACGGAGAGCGACTGGCCGGCGTGGACGTCGAGGGAGGTGTAGGTGTTCTGCACCGTGTGGGTGCCCTCCACCTCCACGAGGGTCACGTTGTGGTCCTGGATCATGAAGTTGAGCGTGCTCCGCAGGCCGACGTTGGAGACGCGCAGCCTGTACGCCTTCCCCTGCTCCACCGTGAAGTTGGCGCTCCCCGGGCCCTTGCCGTTGATCAGGATGGCGTCAGGGGAAGGCAGCAGCTTCCCGTCGTCCAGCATGGCTTGGAGAGCCTGACAAGCAAAACCAAGACGATCGGTTACACGCACCAAAACTGAAATGAGCCGACAGATGAGTGCGTTTCGTGCAAGCCAACGCCTTGCTCGGTGACATACGTACCTTGTGGGTGGTGTTGTACCAGTCGCCGATGAGCACGGTGAACTCGTCGGCCGGCGGGGGGAAGGGGACGGGGATCCGCGGGCGGCTGTTGATGCGGATGGCGCCGAAGCCGCCGGCCGCCTTGTGGAAGGCGAGCGACGGGAAGTAGAAGAAGCTGCCGATCTGGTCCTTGGC from the Triticum urartu cultivar G1812 unplaced genomic scaffold, Tu2.1 TuUngrouped_contig_5427, whole genome shotgun sequence genome contains:
- the LOC125529207 gene encoding L-ascorbate oxidase homolog produces the protein MAAAAAVVALACVLSLVLSAQAEAPYRFFDWEVTYGDINPLGGVPQQGILINGQFPGPEIDCQTNDNLVINVRNRLPQPFLLSWNGIQHRKNSWQDGVSGTNCPIPPGQNYSYHMQAKDQIGSFFYFPSLAFHKAAGGFGAIRINSRPRIPVPFPPPADEFTVLIGDWYNTTHKALQAMLDDGKLLPSPDAILINGKGPGSANFTVEQGKAYRLRVSNVGLRSTLNFMIQDHNVTLVEVEGTHTVQNTYTSLDVHAGQSLSVLFTADRPAGGYHIAVSSRFTNHTLNSTAVLRYAGSTGYASGPPRAVNQSDVDFSLNQARSIRTNLTASGPRPNPQGSYHYGSINVSRTIRLANSAGQVGGKPRYGFNGVTYVDADTPLKLADYYNISGVYRMGAIPDAPAASHSGTQNGTGADAALKNATAVMDCDHRSFVEVVFENSEDSVQSWHLDGYSVFVVGMDKGAWSEESRKGYNLVDAVTRCTVQVYPRGWTAIFIALDNVGMWNVRSEDWVRRYLGQQFYLRVYTPTHSVRDELPVPTNAILCGRAANKSRLPFSQ